The following coding sequences lie in one Arachis stenosperma cultivar V10309 chromosome 5, arast.V10309.gnm1.PFL2, whole genome shotgun sequence genomic window:
- the LOC130980504 gene encoding uncharacterized protein LOC130980504 has protein sequence MATRSSTSSRIPSSSQGRLLLCSHGEKPVLRISGTKENPGRRFWGCVYSEVQEGCNFFHWADPDTEVEYSEIARLRKKLSMMKSRTKVAEWKLKFVAVLGFFGWVGYIPLLFLVVNWSGWGLCIRGVLDCGMLNVFEDVLVSMVGY, from the exons atggCTACACGAAGCTCAACCTCGTCTCGAATCCCATCTTCGTCACAAGGTAGGCTGCTACTTTGTTCTCATGGTGAGAAGCCGGTGTTGCGAATCTCGGGGACCAAGGAGAACCCAGGTCGCAGATTTTGGGGTTGTGTCTACTCTGAG GTGCAAGAAGGCTGCAATTTTTTTCATTGGGCAGATCCAGATACAGAGGTGGAGTATTCAGAAATTGCTAGGTTAAGGAAGAAGCTTTCGATGATGAAATCAAGAACTAAAGTGGCAGAGTGGAAGCTGAAGTTCGTTGCAGTGTTAGGGTTTTTTGGGTGGGTTGG GTATATTCCGCTATTGTTTTTGGTGGTGAATTGGTCTGGCTGGGGTTTATGTATTAGGGGGGTTCTTGATTGTGGTATGTTGAATGTATTTGAAGATGTACTTGTAAGCATGGTTGGATATTGA
- the LOC130980005 gene encoding serine/threonine-protein kinase HSL1, with protein MEQFRHIGETLGSLKALMVLRDEIQINQRQCCLILEMFSLAFETIAEEIRQNLKLEERSSKWKPLELPLRELCRVFKEAELYIRQCLDSKEWWGKAITMSNNSDCVEFHIHNLLCCFPAVIEAIENAGEACCLDQTEKEKKKVMVSRKYDMEWNDSKLFQWRFGKQYLVSRDIISQLENAWKEDRWRLIESLKEKKTTSKKNEQRLAEILLKKLVNGSDSKMNQDLWPIHVLVGAKDYQVRRRLGKGKEYKEVSWLGQSFALRYFIGEKQAYEGEISKLLCLSHPNILQYLCGFYDEEKKEFNLVMELMSKDLWTYMKENSGPRRQILFSIPVVVDLMLQIARGMEYLHSKKIYHGDLNPYSVLLKARNSQEGYFHAKVSGFGLPSLRNRDPAQNPEDLNPSIWYAPEVLHEIEKGGKVSTWCKYSEKADAYSFGMICFELLTGKVPFEDNHLQGERTTQNIKAGERPLFPGRSPKYLVSLIKKCWQTDPSQRPTFSSICRILRYTKKFLSTSTEYYIINPELNNLELQSPPVDCCDIETTFLKNLPEEMAPHVSAVSQIPYQIYAYKVVEKGKISLLNSRDKGSETELPKEDSPQGSDEFSFAFEDDQVSAAEPFQFITSPKSVHGGETPSFFSEAPAKKTVRIKSPVRKLDKLKKDQGAKSMPASRVTLKASKAYLASPAASPLHPSLRKKPTQVSETERNTPKNNKAVTTTPSTPIRRRKCEGHHVPEFMGSPRVKPRDQSPLMANKLKKTPLTMTPGRIMARTSDAHLILQKRLLMGSSTSKGGRWDHGTEHRTSLSSLALSPLSPYVMRRRRSTATAATSCGHASDSESTCSKHKRESISPFAMSPLSPYASRTTACGHVSD; from the exons ATGGAACAGTTCCGGCACATTGGAGAGACTCTTGGGAGTTTGAAAGCGCTTATGGTATTGCGAGATGAAATTCAAATCAACCAACGGCAGTGCTGTTTGATCCTTGAAATGTTTAGCTTGGCGTTCGAGACGATTGCAGAGGAGATCAGGCAGAATCTGAAGCTGGAAGAGAGAAGCAGCAAATGGAAGCCTCTGGAGTTGCCTCTGAGAGAGCTTTGCAGGGTTTTCAAGGAAGCCGAGTTGTACATCCGGCAATGTTTGGATTCCAAGGAGTGGTGGGGGAAAGCCATCACCATGTCTAACAATTCTGACTGTGTTGAGTTCCATATCCACAATCTCCTTTGCTGTTTCCCGGCCGTGATCGAGGCCATTGAGAATGCAGGGGAGGCGTGTTGTCTTGATCAGAccgagaaggagaagaagaaggtcATGGTGTCAAGGAAATATGACATGGAATGGAATGATTCCAAGCTTTTCCAATGGAGATTTGGGAAGCAGTACTTGGTCTCTCGGGATATCATCAGCCAATTGGAGAATGCGTGGAAGGAAGATAGGTGGAGGCTCATAGAATCACTCAAGGAGAAGAAAACTACGTCCAAGAAGAACGAGCAGCGCCTCGCCGAGATACTCTTGAAGAAGCTTGTAAATGGATCTGACAGCAAAATGAATCAGGATCTTTGGCCAATCCACGTTCTCGTGGGAGCCAAGGATTACCAGGTGAGGCGAAGATTGGGAAAGGGGAAGGAGTATAAGGAAGTGAGTTGGCTTGGACAGAGTTTTGCATTGAGGTACTTCATTGGAGAGAAGCAAGCCTATGAAGGTGAGATTTCAAAATTGTTATGTCTTTCTCACCCCAACATATTGCAATACCTTTGTGGATTCTACGATGAGGAGAAGAAAGAGTTTAATCTTGTGATGGAGTTGATGAgcaaggatctgtggacctacATGAAGGAGAATAGCGGTCCAAGGAGGCAGATCTTGTTCTCAATTCCAGTTGTGGTGGATCTCATGCTTCAAATTGCAAGAGGCATGGAGTATCTCCACTCCAAGAAAATCTACCATGGAGATCTTAACCCTTACAGTGTTCTACTCAAAGCAAGGAACTCCCAAGAAGGTTACTTCCATGCAAAAGTCTCAGGATTTGGCCTTCCTTCCCTGAGGAACCGCGATCCGGCACAGAACCCCGAGGACCTGAACCCTAGCATATGGTATGCTCCGGAAGTACTGCACGAGATAGAAAAAGGAGGGAAGGTTTCTACCTGGTGCAAGTACTCGGAGAAAGCAGACGCATACAGCTTTGGAATGATTTGCTTTGAGTTGCTGACAGGGAAAGTCCCTTTCGAAGATAACCACCTTCAAGGGGAGAGAACCACACAGAACATCAAAGCAGGGGAGAGGCCTCTCTTCCCTGGTCGCTCCCCAAAATACCTTGTTAGCTTAATCAAGAAGTGTTGGCAAACCGATCCTTCACAGCGTCCTACTTTCTCTTCTATTTGTAGGATCTTGCGTTACACCAAGAAGTTCCTCTCCACCAGTACTGAGTACTATATCATTAATCCCGAACTTAACAACCTTGAGCTTCAATCTCCACCTGTTGATTGCTGCGATATAGAGACCACTTTCCTTAAGAATCTACCGGAGGAGATGGCACCACATGTTTCCGCTGTTTCTCAAATTCCTTACCAGATCTATGCTTACAAGGTTGTGGAGAAAGGGAAGATCAGCCTCTTGAATTCAAGAGATAAAGGCAGCGAGACAGAGTTGCCAAAGGAAGATTCTCCTCAAGGAAGCGATGAATTCAGCTTCGCTTTTGAAGATGATCAAGTTTCCGCGGCTGAACCCTTTCAGTTTATAACTTCTCCCAAGTCAGTTCATGGCGGCGAAACACCGTCTTTTTTCTCCGAAGCACCGGCGAAGAAGACTGTTAGAATAAAGAGCCCAGTGCGAAAACTTGACAAGCTCAAGAAAGACCAAG GAGCGAAATCGATGCCGGCATCTCGCGTTACTTTAAAGGCAAGTAAGGCATATCTGGCGTCACCGGCAGCTAGTCCATTGCACCCTTCACTGAGAAAAAAACCAACACAAGTCTCAGAGACAGAGCGCAACACTCCTAAGAACAACAAAGCTGTGACCACTACTCCTTCGACCCCAATAAGGAGAAGAAAATGCGAAGGGCATCACGTGCCAGAATTCATGGGAAGCCCGAGGGTGAAACCAAGGGATCAGTCGCCATTAATGGCTAACAAGCTGAAGAAGACACCGCTGACAATGACCCCAGGAAGGATAATGGCACGTACAAGCGACGCGCATTTGATACTGCAGAAGAGGCTCTTGATGGGTTCAAGCACAAGCAAAGGAGGAAGATGGGACCATGGAACTGAACACAGGACATCGCTGTCATCATTGGCATTGAGTCCTTTGAGTCCATATGtgatgagaagaagaagatcaaCGGCGACAGCAGCAACATCATGTGGCCACGCCTCTGACTCGGAGAGCACTTGTTCTAAGCACAAAAGAGAGAGCATATCACCATTCGCAATGAGTCCTTTGAGCCCCTACGCTTCCAGAACAACAGCCTGCGGTCATGTCTCCGATTAA
- the LOC130980025 gene encoding protein SPA1-RELATED 2-like, translating to MDEELVAGPTELEIDEDSEHQGKEDRYALNTKILKSQEIPRAVKGEYDELVQGKNVAEASQHPHQSLFRDVEELTVKSYNGSTLDIGTSSNRQQIYNNKQNRWLNLSQVGSHSGLGNAVQEDADAAGSTSFAQLLARKSLSDGHTNVIERLEDYENKEIAADVHGQIRTKIISNSGFAEYFIKSTLKGKGIICRGPSSDVLAVQSRDKNQMKTGTDTDQKPMKTAIDIGENKMKAGIGTDQYQKTGSDSPWKSTISASCDSITAKCPSYSSSVHRPGGFGYGGVTLREWLKCEQHKASKVECLNLFRKIVDLVDDSHSQGTALNNLYPSYIKLLPSNQVLHIGLPIQEQMSDSVVNSEVLHLNESLSSKRLSEQVTFPSHDMVSKKQKFNEGVRISGSDSCLENASDRKARTVGSQDYCNEYEEDIQYSKYNIRRMSSVPRVSSAGRSPLSLGEKLEEKWYASPEGGCTTTSNIYCLGVLLFELLGHFDSERARIAAMSDLQHRILPPVFLSENPKEAGFCLWLLHPEPSSRPTTREILQSEVINGLHELYNEELSSNIEQDDVESELLLHFLASLKEKRQKDASKLVEEIKCLESDIEEVERRHDSSDLSDSQNNYSCQRKIGEEPLSLEMLNSVSIMSNSNDLRLLRNMCHLESAYFSLRSKVRPYETDAATHPYNNLLRCRENWHVAQKGEEHAEKKDSLGTFFDGLCKYARYSKFEVRGVLRNADFNNPANVICSLSFDRDGDYFASAGISKKIKVFDFNALCNDSIDIHYPVFEMSNGSKLSCVCWNNYIKNYLASTDYDGVVKLWDASTGQEFSQLTEHEKRAWSVDFSPVCPTKLASGSDDCSVKLWNINERNSLGTIGNVANVCCVQFSAHSSHLLAFGSADYSTYCFDIRNLRSPWCVLAGHRKAVSYVKFLDSGTLVSASTDNTLKIWDLSKTSPVVPSASACTLTLSGHTNEKNFVGLSVADGYIACGSETNEVYSYYKSLPMPITSHKFGSIDPISGKDTDDDNGQFVSSVCWKGNSDMLIAANSSGCIKVLQMI from the exons ATGGATGAAGAATTGGTTGCTGGGCCCACAGAATTAGAGATTGACGAGGATTCAGAGCACCAGGGCAAAGAAGATAGGTATGCGTTAAACACAAAAATCTTAAAATCTCAAGAAATCCCTAGAGCTGTTAAGGGGGAATATGATGAACTCGTACAAGGTAAAAACGTTGCAGAAGCATCACAGCATCCGCATCAAAGCCTTTTTAGGGATGTTGAAGAATTAACTGTGAAAAGTTACAATGGTTCTACTTTGGATATTGGTACATCCAGCAACCGACAGCAGATTTATAATAATAAGCAGAATCGTTGGCTGAATCTTTCTCAGGTAGGGAGCCATTCAGGGCTTGGAAACGCTGTCCAGGAGGATGCTGATGCTGCTGGGTCCACATCTTTTGCACAGCTACTAGCTAGAAAATCACTCAGTGATGGTCACACCAATGTTATTGAACGCTTGGAAGATTATGAGAATAAAGAGATTGCAGCTGATGTTCATGGACAAATTCGGACGAAAATTATATCCAATTCTGGATTTGCTGagtattttattaaaagtacCTTGAAGGGTAAAGGTATCATATGTAGAGGTCCATCTTCTGATGTCCTCGCCGTTCAGTCTAGAGATAAAAATCAGATGAAGACTGGCACTGATACTGATCAGAAACCGATGAAGACTGCCATTGATATCGGTGAGAATAAGATGAAAGCTGGCATTGGTACAGATCAGTATCAGAAGACTGGCAGCGATAGTCCGTGGAAGTCTACCATATCGGCAAGCTGTGATTCCATAACTGCAAAGTGTCCCTCTTATAGTAGTTCTGTGCATAGACCAGGAGGATTTGGCTATGGTGGTGTAACTTTGAGAGAATGGTTGAAATGTGAACAACACAAAGCAAGCAAAGTGGAGTGTTTGAATTTATTTAGAAAGATTGTGGATTTAGTGGATGATTCTCACTCTCAGGGAACTGCATTGAACAACCTATATCCATCTTACATAAAATTATTACCATCAAACCAAGTCTTGCACATCGGGTTACCTATACAAGAGCAGATGTCAGATAGTGTTGTGAATTCTGAAGTTCTTCACTTAAATGAATCTTTAAGTAGTAAAAGGCTGTCAGAGCAAGTAACATTTCCTTCTCATGACATGGTGtcaaagaaacaaaaatttaatgaagGTGTGAGAATATCTGGGAGTGATTCATGTCTTGAAAATGCTAGTGATAGAAAAGCCCGTACAGTTGGATCACAGGATTATTGCAATGAATATGAAGAGGATATCCAATATTCCAAATATAATATTAGGAGGATGTCTAGCGTCCCTCGCGTATCCAGTGCAGGTCGGTCACCGTTATCTTTAGGTGAAAAATTGGAAGAAAAGTGGTATGCAAGTCCTGAGGGGGGATGCACAACAACATCAAATATCTACTGCTTAGGTGTCCTCCTTTTTGAG TTACTTGGCCATTTTGACTCTGAAAGAGCTCGAATTGCAGCAATGTCTGATCTTCAACATAGGATTCTTCCTCCGGTTTTCCTTTCAGAAAATCCTAAGGAAGCTGGCTTTTGTCTCTGGTTGCTGCATCCGGAACCGTCATCACGTCCAACAACTAG GGAAATCCTACAATCTGAAGTGATCAATGGATTGCACGAGTTGTATAATGAGGAGTTGTCATCAAATATTGAACAAGATGATGTAGAATCAGAACTGTTACTGCATTTCCTTGCCTCACTGAAAGAGAAGAGGCAGAAGGATGCCTCCAAATTAGTAGAAGAAATTAAGTGTTTGGAATCAGATATTGAGGAGGTGGAGAGGAGGCATGACTCTTCGGATCTATCTGACTCACAGAATAATTACTCTTGTCAGAGAAAGATTGGAGAGGAACCTCTTAGTTTAGAAATGCTAAACTCAGTATCCATAATGTCCAATTCAAATGATTTAAGATTGTTGAGAAATATGTGTCATCTTGAAAGTGCTTACTTCTCCTTGAGATCCAAAGTTAGGCCCTATGAAACAGATGCTGCAACTCACCCTTATAATAATTTACTAAGATGCCGTGAGAACTGGCATGTGGCACAAAAAGGTGAGGAACATGCTGAAAAGAAAGATTCTTTAGGAACCTTCTTTGATGGTTTGTGCAAGTATGCACGTTATAGCAAGTTTGAAGTACGGGGTGTACTTAGAAATGCAGATTTTAATAATCCTGCAAATGTAATATGCTCTCTGAGCTTTGATCGGGATGGAGATTACTTTGCTTCCGCTGGAATATCCAAGAAAATAAAAGTCTTTGATTTTAATGCACTTTGCAATGACTCTATTGATATCCATTATCCTGTATTTGAGATGTCAAATGGATCGAAGCTCAGCTGTGTTTGCTGGAATAACTATATCAAGAACTATCTTGCCTCCACAGACTATGATGGTGTAGTGAAG CTATGGGATGCTAGCACAGGTCAAGAGTTCTCTCAGTTAACTGAACATGAGAAAAGGGCATGGTCTGTTGATTTTTCTCCAGTATGCCCAACAAAATTAGCCAGTGGAAGTGATGATTGCTCTGTCAAACTGTGGAACATCAATGAG AGAAACTCTCTAGGCACAATCGGGAATGTTGCTAATGTCTGCTGTGTTCAATTCTCTGCTCATTCTTCTCACTTGCTGGCTTTTGGATCTGCCGATTACTCTACATATTGCTTTGATATTCGCAATCTTAGAAGTCCCTGGTGTGTATTGGCTGGGCATCGTAAAGCTGTGAGCTATGTCAAATTTTTAGACTCTGGAACACTTGTTTCTGCATCTACTGATAATACATTAAAGATCTGGGATCTCAGTAAAACCTCTCCTGTGGTTCCATCTGCCAGTGCTTGCACCCTAACGTTGTCAGGGCATACTAATGAGAAG AATTTTGTGGGTTTGTCGGTTGCTGATGGATATATTGCATGTGGTTCAGAAACAAATGAG GTTTACTCCTACTATAAATCGCTTCCCATGCCAATCACTTCGCACAAGTTTGGGTCTATTGATCCCATATCTGGTAAGGATACTGATGATGACAATGGCCAGTTTGTTTCAAGTGTGTGCTGGAAAGGGAATTCGGACATGCTTATTGCAGCAAATTCAAGTGGATGTATAAAAGTGTTGCAGATGATTTAA